In Hyla sarda isolate aHylSar1 chromosome 12, aHylSar1.hap1, whole genome shotgun sequence, a genomic segment contains:
- the LOC130296411 gene encoding E3 ubiquitin-protein ligase TRIM39-like — translation MASAGLRDELLCSICLNIYTHPVTLRCGHNFCRDCIGQVLNTQDGAGGYSCPECRAEYRERPSLIKNITLCNVAERLRSTQPHQEEITGIHCTYCVDSPVPAVRYCLHCEASLCDKHVRSHNKSEEHVLTDPTTSQENRKCSVHKKVLEYYCTDDSTCICVYYAEEEHLGHRVEKMDEASEKKKKKLRNVLQKLITKREKTEERVRSLEERWIKAQEEASGEAERVTALFIDIRRRLDDLEKRILGEISRQEEKMSLSDVIQKLEMKKDELSRKTRDIEELCNMADPLTVLQDPDTGDLCDPEEGGGDEDTGGHDTTHDVDVITGMLHAGFSDIGAAAENRGVYGQGPAKIFLDVNTADNNKIISDDLKTATRTYTEQNRPETAERFQGYYYSQVMSSGRFSSGRHYWDVEIRGVGVGMCYPSIERRGARSLIGHNNKSWGLYRGLKYNIQYTVIHDSEEIQLPHQVSSDRFRICLDYKAFYELCDPIRHLHTFTTTFTEPLHAVLYVYNGSIKISGGGAIEEICPETSDITGSRI, via the exons ATGGCGTCTGCTGGTCTGAGAGACGAgctgctctgctccatctgtcTGAACATTTATACACATCCTGTAACCCTGAGATGTGGACACAACTTCTGCCGGGACTGTATTGGTCAGGTCCTGAATACACAGGACGGGGCTGGAGGTTATTCCTGTCCTGAATGTAGAGCAGAATATCGGGAGCGTCCGTCACTGATAAAGAACATAACTCTATGTAATGTAGCAGAACGTCTCCGGTCTACTCAGCCCCATCAGGAAGAGATCACCGGGATCCACTGCACGTACTGTGTGGACTCTCCTGTACCTGCTGTGAGATACTGTCTTCACTGTGAGGCCTCTCTGTGTGATAAACATGTGAGATCCCACAACAAATCAGAAGAACACGTCCTGACCGATCCCACCACCTCCCAGGAGAACAGGAAATGTTCTGTCCATAAGAAGGTCCTGGAATATTACTGCACTGACGACTCTACATGTATCTGTGTGTATTATGCAGAAGAAGAACATCTGGGACATCGGGTGGAGAAGATGGATGAGGCCtctgagaagaagaagaagaaactgAGAAATGTTCTACAGAAACTGATCACAAAGAGAGAGAAGACTGAGGAAAGAGTCCGGAGTCTGGAGGAACGCTGGATAAAAGCTCAAGAAGAAGCATCTGGAGAAGCGGAGAGAGTCACTGCACTGTTTATAGACATCAGGAGACGGCTGGACGACCTGGAGAAGAGGATCCTGGGTGAGATCTCCAGGCAGGAGGAGAAGATGTCACTGTCTGATGTCATCCAGAAGCTGGAGATGAAGAAGGACGAGCTGTCCAGGAAGACTAGGGACATTGAGGAGCTGTGTAACATGGCGGATCCACTGACTGTCTTACAGGATCCAGACACAGGTGACTTGTGTGATcctgaggaggggggaggtgatgaggacacagggggACATGATACCACACATGATGTAGATGTCATTACAGGGATGTTACATGCAGGTTTCTCTGATATA GGGGCGGCTGCAGAAAATAGAGGGGTGTATGGGCAGGGTCCTGCAAAAATATTTCTAGATGTAAACACAGccgataataataaaattatatcagACGACCTGAAAACTGCAACCAGGACATATACAGAGCAGAATCGTCCAGAAACAGCAGAAAGATTCCAGGGTTATTATTATTCTCAGGTGATGAGCAGCGGGAGATTCTCCTCAGGACGACATTACTGGGATGTGGAGATCagaggcgtgggggtggggatgtGTTATCCCAGTATAGAGAGGAGGGGGGCGCGATCACTTATTGGACATAATAACAAGTCCTGGGGTTTATATAGAGGGCTGAAGTATAATATTCAGTATACAGTGATACATGACAGTGAAGAGATCCAGTTACCTCACCAGGTCTCCAGTGATAGATTCAGGATCTGTCTGGATTACAAGGCCTTTTATGAGCTGTGTGACCCCATCAGACACTTACACACCTTCACCACCACCTTCACCGAGCCCCTTCAtgctgtattatatgtatataatggTTCTATAAAGatatcagggggaggagccaTAGAGGAAATCTGCCCAGAGACAAGTGACATCACAGGGAGCAggatctga